A region of Salvia splendens isolate huo1 chromosome 17, SspV2, whole genome shotgun sequence DNA encodes the following proteins:
- the LOC121773588 gene encoding ATG8-interacting protein 1-like isoform X1, protein MADNEEAKEIGPRGNEWEVVSLTASAYAAAPGPEPVDSSEDSIMKLDKHEGETSNAMFMSGHFVFPPNQHENLPIEPEFSDSEKGGEDDVSQLGIDDRVKSDPKDEDSATIEGLMTEEFPGIHVLDYKGNTLSLGGADLGKDVAFDKAQNVYTPSEFSLFNSETTMGISNNSGDGAGTDDSIEPLDGYVDPDLPNFQKAAEGDKYDDADLPCEAWWKRRALSVYAHAKEANTVWSIFLAAAVMGLVIIGHQWQHERWQILHRRLQFGINDEKMSRLLAPISRLKDVVIGSHRRGSLIRGSASSER, encoded by the exons ATGGCCGATAATGAAGAAGCGAAGGAAATTGGTCCAAGGGGAAATGAGTGGGAAGTTGTGTCGCTCACTGCGTCAGCATATGCTGCTGCTCCTGGACCCGAACCAGTTGACTCAAGCGAAGATAGCATAATGAAGTTAGATAAGCATGAGGGTGAAACGTCAAATGCCATGTTTATGTCTGGCCACTTTGTTTTTCCTCCAAACCAGCACGAGAATTTGCCAATTGAACCTGAATTCAGCGACAGTGAAAAGGGTGGAGAAGATGATGTTTCTCAGTTGGGTATAGATGATAGAGTTAAATCAGATCCGAAGGATGAAGACAGTGCAACTATTGAAGGACTCATGACTGAGGAGTTTCCTGGAATTCACGTACTTGATTATAAAGGTAACACACTATCTCTCGGTGGAGCGGATCTGGGAAAAGATGTGGCCTTTGACAAAGCGCAAAATGTTTACACCCCTTCGGAGTTTAGTTTGTTTAATAGTGAAACGACCATGGGCATATCCAATAATAGCGGGGACGGTGCAGGAACTGATGATTCAATTGAACCTCTTGATGGTTATGTGGATCCTGACTTGCCAAATTTCCAGAAGGCCGCGGAGGGGGACAAATATGATGATGCTGACCTTCCTTGTGAAGCTTGGTGGAAAAGACGGGCCTTATCTGTGTATGCTCATGCGAAAGAAGCAAATACGGTCTGGTCTATTTTCCTTGCAGCAGCTGTTATGGGACTTGTAATTATCGGCCACCAGTGGCAGCACGAGAGGTGGCAGATTTTGCACCGAAGGTTACAGTTTGGTATTAATGATGAG AAGATGAGCAGGTTGCTTGCTCCCATATCCCGCCTTAAAGACGTGGTAATTGGTAGCCACAGACGGGGTTCACTGATTAGAGGGAGCGCCTCATCAGAACGCTAA
- the LOC121773588 gene encoding ATG8-interacting protein 1-like isoform X2: MADNEEAKEIGPRGNEWEVVSLTASAYAAAPGPEPVDSSEDSIMKLDKHEGETSNAMFMSGHFVFPPNQHENLPIEPEFSDSEKGGEDDVSQLGIDDRVKSDPKDEDSATIEGLMTEEFPGIHVLDYKGTDDSIEPLDGYVDPDLPNFQKAAEGDKYDDADLPCEAWWKRRALSVYAHAKEANTVWSIFLAAAVMGLVIIGHQWQHERWQILHRRLQFGINDEKMSRLLAPISRLKDVVIGSHRRGSLIRGSASSER; this comes from the exons ATGGCCGATAATGAAGAAGCGAAGGAAATTGGTCCAAGGGGAAATGAGTGGGAAGTTGTGTCGCTCACTGCGTCAGCATATGCTGCTGCTCCTGGACCCGAACCAGTTGACTCAAGCGAAGATAGCATAATGAAGTTAGATAAGCATGAGGGTGAAACGTCAAATGCCATGTTTATGTCTGGCCACTTTGTTTTTCCTCCAAACCAGCACGAGAATTTGCCAATTGAACCTGAATTCAGCGACAGTGAAAAGGGTGGAGAAGATGATGTTTCTCAGTTGGGTATAGATGATAGAGTTAAATCAGATCCGAAGGATGAAGACAGTGCAACTATTGAAGGACTCATGACTGAGGAGTTTCCTGGAATTCACGTACTTGATTATAAAG GAACTGATGATTCAATTGAACCTCTTGATGGTTATGTGGATCCTGACTTGCCAAATTTCCAGAAGGCCGCGGAGGGGGACAAATATGATGATGCTGACCTTCCTTGTGAAGCTTGGTGGAAAAGACGGGCCTTATCTGTGTATGCTCATGCGAAAGAAGCAAATACGGTCTGGTCTATTTTCCTTGCAGCAGCTGTTATGGGACTTGTAATTATCGGCCACCAGTGGCAGCACGAGAGGTGGCAGATTTTGCACCGAAGGTTACAGTTTGGTATTAATGATGAG AAGATGAGCAGGTTGCTTGCTCCCATATCCCGCCTTAAAGACGTGGTAATTGGTAGCCACAGACGGGGTTCACTGATTAGAGGGAGCGCCTCATCAGAACGCTAA